The Thermoanaerobaculia bacterium genome contains the following window.
TTCCAGGAGATGCAGGCGACGACCGGCGGCACGGATCCGTCGGTCGCGGTCCCGGGCGTGACGCTCAACATGGTGACCAAGCGCGGCACCAACGAAGTGCACGGGTCCGCCCGCGTCTTCGACACGCCGCACCAGCTCGAGGCGTTCAATACCCGCACGGACTACCGCGAACAGCAGGCCGCGCTGGGCAAGAGCGCCACGCAGAACCGCATCTACAACCTCCAGGACTACGGTGTGGAAGCCGGCGGACCGCTCTGGCCCGACAAGGCCTGGCTCTGGGGCAGCTACGGAAGGAACCAGATCGACCTCATCCAGGCGTCCGGCACGACCGACAAGACGACCCTCGAGGACTTCGCCGGCAAGCTGAACGTCCAGCCGATCGAGTCGAACTCGATGACCGGCTTCTACTTCCGCGGCGACAAGCTGAAGTTCGGGCGCAACTCGGGCCCGACCCGGCCCCAGTCGACGTCGTGGGACCAGGCCGGCCCGACGTCGATCTGGAAGGGTGAAGACTCCCAGGTCTTCGGGCCGAACCTCGTGGTCGACGCTTCCTACAACTACGTCGGGAGCGGCTTCGGGTTGACCCCCGAGGGTGGAAACGTCACCGCATACCGGAATCCGCAGAGCATCTGGCAGAACTCCTACCTCTTCTATTCGACCTACCGGCCGCAGCACCAGGCCACCGCGAACGTCTCCGGCTTCTTCAATACCGGCGCGCTGGGCCACGAACTGAAGTTCGGGTTCGGTTACCGCTCGGTCGATCTGAAGTCGAACTCGACCTGGCCCGGAGAGGGGGATCTCGCGCTGGAGAGCGCCAAGGGCGCCGGCCACGGAACGCTGGTTCTCACCCGGCCGAAGAACACCTCGTCGAATTCGAAGTACATCGACGCGTTCTTCTCCGACACGATCACCGTGTCGAACCTGACGGCCAATCTCGGTCTCCGGTACGACGACCAGTACGGAAAGAACCTGAGCAGCACGGTCGCCGGGCGCCCCTGGAACGACACTCTGTGCAACTCCTCGATTCCCGCGGACCCCGCGTCGGGGAATCCGTGCCTGCCGAGCCTCACCTACGCCGGAGGCGCCACCGAGATCAAGTGGACCAACTGGGAACCGCGGATCGGCCTCACCTACGCCATCGGCGCGCAGAAGAGCACCCTCGTGCGGGCGTCCTATGCCCGATTCGCCGATCAGCTCAGCCAGGCCTTCGTCACCTACGACAACCCGGTCGGCTACTCGTATCTCTATTACGTCCCGAACGCCAATTACTACGCGCACGCGGCGGCCGGGAATCACGTCATTCAGCCGGGGGATCTCGGCGACTACCTCGGGAGCTTCAACGTCAACCCCGACAATCCGTTCGCCTCGTCCAACGTCATCGACCGGGGCGTCAAGGCGCCGAAAACGGACGAATTCATGGTCGGTGTCGACCAGCAGATCTCTCCGGAATTCGTCGCCGGCCTCTCGTATACCTATCGCAAGCGGACGGATTTCGTCTGGACCCCGTACATCGGAATCACGCAGGCCGATTTCTCGCTCGTCAGCGCGGGCGACCCGGCCTACGACTGGAACGGGAAGTTCCTCGGAAACTCGGATCCCTACTACAGCGCGACCCTGCCGGCGGACTTCACCGGGGGCCATCTCCTGACCAACGCGCCCGGCTACTCGGTGCGCTACGACAGCGTCGAGCTCCAGCTGACGAAGAGGCTCACGAACCGCTGGATGGCGCACGGCTCCTTCACCTGGAACGACTGGAAACAGAGCCAGAACAAGGCCGATTGTCAGGATCCGACGAACCAGGTCAGCGCGACCGGTCCGACCTGCGGGTCCGGCATCACCTGGTACGGCGGGGCCGCCAACAGCGGCGCGTTCAGCAACGTCTTCATCAACAGCAAGTGGAACTTCAACGTCAGCGGCCTCTACCAGCTCCCGCTCAACTTCAACGTCGCGGCGAACTTCTACGGCCGCCAGGGTTATCCGCTCCCGTACTACATCCAGGTCGCGACACCGGACGGTCTGGGAGTGCGCGGGCTCAAGAACGTCCTCGTGGGCAATCCGGCAGACCATCGCAACCCGAACCTGTACGAGCTCGACATGCGGGTCGAGAAGGTTCTGCCGCTCTTCCAGAAGGCGGACCTCACGCTCTCTCTCGACGTGTTCAACGTGCTCAACGCGAACACCATCCTGCAGAGGCAGATCATCGCCTCGACCACCACCGGGACCGCCGGGTCCAACGACGCGACCGCCAACGAGATCTTCGAGATCCAGGCGCCGCGGACCCTTCGGTTCGGAGCTCGCCTGAGCTTCTGATCCCGATTCCCGGTCCTCTCTCGCCCCGCCGGAGCGATCCGGCGGGGCTTTTTCGTCCAACGAGAGGAACGGAGTTTCGCGCCGGCCCCCGAAAAAGAGGCCGCGCCCCTGGGCGCGGCCGGGAAGGAGGAGATCTGCCGGTAGATACGGGAAACACCCCCTCCGCGTTTACGTACAATAGGCCGACGGAGGAACGAAATGGGAAAACTCGGCCTCGGATGCGCGGCCATCGCGCTGATTCTTCTCGTGATCGTCGGCCTCTCGTTCGCCGGAACGTACAACACGCTCAACCGGAAGAACGAAGCGGTCAACCAGCAGTGGGGCCAGGTGGAGAACGTCTATCAGCGGCGGTCGGACCTGATCCCGAATCTCGTCGCGACGGTCCAGGGCGCGGCGAACTTCGAAAAATCGACCCTCGACAGCGTCATCGAAGCGCGGTCGAAAGCGACTTCGATCCAGGCGACGCCCGAGCTCGTCAACGACCCGCAGGCGTTCCAGAAATTCGAGCAGGCGCAGGGGCAGTTGACCTCGGCGCTGTCGCGCCTCATGGTCGTCGTCGAGCGCTACCCCGAGCTGAAGGCCACCCAGAACTTCCGGGACCTCCAGGCGCAGCTCGAGGGCACCGAGAACCGGATCACCGTCGAGCGGATGCGATACAACGAGGTGGCGCAGGACTTCAACACGAGCTACCACTCGTTTCCGACGAAC
Protein-coding sequences here:
- a CDS encoding LemA family protein, producing MGKLGLGCAAIALILLVIVGLSFAGTYNTLNRKNEAVNQQWGQVENVYQRRSDLIPNLVATVQGAANFEKSTLDSVIEARSKATSIQATPELVNDPQAFQKFEQAQGQLTSALSRLMVVVERYPELKATQNFRDLQAQLEGTENRITVERMRYNEVAQDFNTSYHSFPTNMIAGFFSRFKEKAYFHAQPGAETAPKVNFNFGTGTAPTTAPATTR